A stretch of Toxoplasma gondii ME49 chromosome V, whole genome shotgun sequence DNA encodes these proteins:
- a CDS encoding ribonuclease HI protein (encoded by transcript TGME49_220450), with the protein MRERGEGDVRKEAGSSPVSTCFFGIRSGPTRVITTSREDAQKLFSLFLKGAQAEGNEDLSNRTRGNFQADHDENAKRARRTAVQFKNSRVENAKHGEARLSENSIDLCLSFPDTDERGVKRTRRESEAAAGAEAGDTRRGKAAPVEEERSAEAETCLGGKRVLSHSTEEEKTETEPCVACGDSSWEIVRKATLREALSWVEASFSSETEVDGGDKRRRRNEREERRARTTRESYACLSEEGGKAGSSRGESGDTLLSKAEVVNSRNEVSAAPGASPSSSEAGEGVGRLPSGSLSRRRRKTRGPEDLLETSSSPSDGPSSAGVRVETKETPRHEGGSSFWKTEDAASAPARMRDDARILYIYTDGACRSNGRGKEAKAGVGVFFGDGDPRNVSRRLTGQPQTNQRAELQAILDALVLLKAWEEAGRGFWGPASDGSRETMSTEAAELPPCRPSPLASDSPQTLAASEDRDTPAMGLSKTQTFLPATRGTGRGSLHATSACEGDRGGSSSRPGLGGTGGLFFSENDPLEMRICSDSVYAVRCVTEWVTAWKANGWRTSAGTEVRNRDLIAKIHELLQSRKLGDARFSSETPELKVERERDSGMSRKEHKAPIQGGWGGRGTIEFVLIKGHSGNYGNEKADQLACLGATLPSEGEEEIRG; encoded by the exons aTGCGGGaacgaggcgaaggagacgtgAGAAAAGAGGCAGGTTCCTCGCCTGTTTCCACTTGTTTCTTTGGAATCAGATCCGGACCCACACGCGTCATCACCacctcgagagaagacgcccagaagttgttttctttgtttctgaaGGGTGCGCAAGCAGAGGGAAACGAGGACCTCTCGAACCGCACGAGAGGGAACTTCCAAGCCGACCACGACGAAAATGCAAAACGCGCCCGACGCACTGCCGTTCAGTTTAAAA ATTCTCGAGTAGAAAACGCGAAGCACGGCgaagcgcgtctctctgaaaACTCCATAGATTtgtgcctctccttcccagacacagacgaaaggggtgtgaagagaacgaggcgagagagcgaggccgCCGCGGGTGCCGAGGCGGGAGACACCCGGAGAGGGAAGGCAGCGCctgtcgaggaagaacggagcgcggaggcagagacatgCCTCGGCGGTAAAAGAGTTCTTTCTCActccacagaagaagagaaaacggagacagagccaTGCGTTGCCTGTGGAGATTCCTCTTGGGAGATCGTGAGAAAGGCAACACTTCGTGAGGCACTCTCGTGGGTGGAggcgtccttctcgtctgaAACTGAGGTGGACGGCGGAGACAaacggcggagaagaaacgagagagaggaacgaagagcaagaacgacgcgagaaagctatgcgtgtctctctgaagAAGGCGGGAAGGCAGGTTCGAGTCggggagagagcggagacacgTTGCTGAGCAAGGCCGAGGTGGTGAACTCCAGGAACGAAGTCTCAGCCGCTCCAGGAGCAAGTCCTTCCTCCTCGGAGGCAGGCGAAGGTGTGGGGCGTCTGCCGTCTGGGTCTCTGtcgcggagaaggcggaaaacCCGTGGACCTGAAGATCTCTTGGAGACTTCATCCTCGCCCTCGGACGGACCGAGCAGCGCGGGAGTGCGAGTGGAGACCAAGGAGACGCCCAGGCACGAGGGTGGAAGCAGTTTCTGGAAGACGGAGGACGCCGCCAGCGCCCCAGCTCGCATGCGCGATGACGCGCGAATTCTGTACATCTACACAGACGGGGCGTGTCGCTCGAACGGCcgcggaaaagaagcgaaagcagGCGTCGGAGTCTTTTTCGGAGATGGAGACCCCAGGAACGTCTCCCGACGCCTGACGGGTCAGCCGCAAACGAATCAACGCGCCGAACTGCAGGCGATTCTTGACGCCCTTGTGCTGCTGAAGGCTTGGGAGGAGGCGGGCAGGGGGTTCTGGGGGCCAGCTTCGGATGGCTCTCGAGAGACGATGTCGACTGAGGCAGCGGAACTGCCTCCCTGTCGTCCAAGTCCTCTTGCCTCCGACTCCCCGCAGACACTAGCGGCTTCtgaggacagagacacgcCCGCCATGGGACTGTCGAAAACGCAGACGTTTCTTCCCGCGACCCGGGGAACGGGTCGAGGCTCTCTGCACGCAACGAGCGCTTGCGAGGGAGATCGAGGGGGAAGCAGCTCGCGTCCGGGTCTTGGTGGAACAGGGggcttgtttttttctgaaaACGACCCGCTCGAAATGCGCATCTGCAGCGACAGCGTGTACGCAGTCCGCTGCGTGACAGAGTGGGTGACCGCGTGGAAGGCGAACGGATGGCGCACGTCTGCAGGGACTGAAGTTCGAAATCGAGATCTAATTGCAAAGATTCACGAGCTTCTGCAAAGCAGGAAACTCGGGGACGCGCGATTCTCCAGCGAAACCCCGGAGCTGAAGGTAGAAAGAGAGCGCGACTCTGGAATGTCAAGAAAAGAACACAAAGCGCCCATCCAGGGTGGCTggggaggcagaggaacCATCGAGTTTGTGTTGATCAAAGGCCACAGTGGAAATTACGGAAATGAAAAAGCCGATCAACTCGCCTGTCTCGGCGCCACGCTACCCTCtgaaggtgaagaggaaaTCCGAGGATAG